In Vigna angularis cultivar LongXiaoDou No.4 chromosome 8, ASM1680809v1, whole genome shotgun sequence, one DNA window encodes the following:
- the LOC108343975 gene encoding uncharacterized protein LOC108343975 produces MVRRWVPHHQSFRVSQHLVPFNVQDVFRTLGLGVGGLEVPFDESVVGNDDSEVDVVCRLYVLVCFVVFFFPRKARYVSNMPCLVLDDLDSLSSYDWSSAVHTYLVDSLNRCNKKLLSGWIADSLSISGNAVVLQLWAYERLGLHDDCSAKEFPRVQFDWYLSENDCLNPIIRRAFNLDEGLRREGSKREEKVAENEYDENWLLATLEKLRTNNAKIRKVRDEIAAVRKVLGHRLKYRKVEQSPSFHEQPADEKHEEPADEEDEQPADDKPASTTVEEEERVPLQHPQLLTDIGDGVHHGEGDVVLQPFCSGPEGVGDVEVVDLDMLYHAIKQRDIPRRYVSEIMYQLLSTSECSSLGPRQCVDNMALIFAATMFMYFERRLTGVIKRIVFSPMFGVFIPIVSDGHWWCYALKVCTFQFYVIDSLANGIKGRCRIDRSIAQNIQRFWGLLTDKLEVSKCALLVEKANIPVQPNTYDCGVIMMKAIVTGMERRNMMGKACLIIQMKSWLRLGKRICDWILDEDNVRRLETLQHFGLL; encoded by the exons atGGTTCGTCGATGGGTTCCCCACCATCAATCGTTTAGAGTTAGCCAACATCTGGTGCCTTTCAATGTGCAGGATGTGTTCAGGACTTTAGGGTTAGGAGTAGGGGGTTTGGAAGTTCCTTTTGATGAATCAGTTGTAG GTAATGATGATAGTGAGGTAGATGTGGTGTGTCGCTTGTATGTATTAGTTTGTTTTGTGGTGTTCTTTTTTCCCAGGAAGGCAAGATATGTGTCGAACATGCCTTGTTTAGTCTTAGATGACTTAGACAGTTTGTCTAGTTATGATTGGAGTAGTGCTGTACATACATATCTTGTAGATAGTCTAAATAGATGTAATAAGAAACTACTTTCTGGATGGATTGCTGATTCATTGAGCATAAGTGGGAATGCTGTTGTTTTGCAG CTGTGGGCGTATGAACGACTTGGTTTGCATGATGATTGTTCTGCCAAGGAATTTCCGCGC GTACAATTTGATTGGTACCTCAGTGAGAATGATTGTTTAAATCCCATCATACGTCGTGCTTTCAATTTGGATGAGGGATTGAGGCGTGAAGGTTCCAAGCGTGAAGAAAAAGTAGCTGAAAATGAATATGATGAAAATTGGCTATTAGCCACTTTGGAAAAACTGAGAACAAACAACGCCAAGATAAGAAAAGTCAGAGATGAAATTGCGGCTGTTAGGAAGGTACTTGGTCATCGTCTGAAGTATCGAAAGGTGGAACAATCTCCTTCATTTCATGAACAACCTGCAGATGAAAAACATGAAGAACCTgcagatgaagaagatgaacaacCTGCAGATGACAAACCTGCTTCTACAactgttgaagaagaagaacgagtACCCCTTCAGCATCCACAACTTTTGACTGACATTGGCGATGGTGTTCATCATGGCGAAGGAGATGTCGTTCTACAACCATTTTGTTCAGGTCCGGAAGGTGTTGGTGATGTTGAAG TGGTGGATTTGGATATGTTGTACCACGCAATTAAGCAAAGAGACATTCCACGGAG GTACGTCTCTGAAATTATGTATCAACTGTTGAGCACAAGTGAATGTAGCTCTTTAGGGCCAAGGCAATGTGTAGACAACATG GCTTTAATTTTTGCAGCAACAATGTTCATGTACTTTGAGAGAAGGTTGACTGGAGTCATAAAGAGGATTGTATTCAGTCCTATGTTTGGG GTGTTCATCCCAATTGTAAGTGATGGTCATTGGTGGTGTTATGCACTGAAGGTCtgcacttttcagttttatgTCATAGACTCACTTGCCAATGGTATCAAAGGACGTTGTCGGATTGATAGAAGCATT GCTCAAAATATTCAACGCTTTTGGGGTTTGTTGACGGATAAACTTGAAGTTTCTAAGTGTGCTTTGTTAGTTGAGAAAGCCAACATCCCAGTCCAACCAAACac ATACGATTGTGGTGTAATCATGATGAAAGCTATTGTCACCGGGATGGAGAGGAGAAATATGATGGGAAAAGCATGCCTGATTATACAAAT GAAGAGTTGGCTGCGTTTAGGAAAACGTATATGTGACTGGATCCTCGACGAGGACAACGTCCGAAGATTGGAGACGCTGCAACATTTTGGATTACTGTAG
- the LOC108345117 gene encoding uncharacterized protein LOC108345117, whose amino-acid sequence MGNSPGGLRLLGNGNYSYDIKLGKAAIIRLKMGRLQEEENSLSTSQTWQLTYSVDGVTSTLSIIKTTNHKLYKPIEEILHVRIEDYLPEANNWHIKEKNAAALPPQATESFFVTVRKDDEKGTSLLNVSLHQTCKYSEEKKFKRRRQRSTTGTSFDAYGCGTRTGVFVIEEKNRSNENLPYMVTVRHYYVNSGSTGKFRGSGVDIGFSVVVKIGVVNGQLDFSVEGPEEHPTSALFYMIEEVCRTGTWKPSACPHCNNIQSQQRRLLLSESEDSDTNLPTPPSHAGQQNASNKGRFKGDGIGSMIRAKNVNFNKWWT is encoded by the coding sequence ATGGGGAATAGTCCTGGCGGCCTTCGTCTTCTGGGAAATGGAAACTATTCTTACGATATTAAACTGGGCAAAGCGGCTATCATTCGCTTGAAAATGGGACGgctacaagaagaagaaaatagtcTGTCAACGAGCCAAACGTGGCAACTCACGTACAGCGTAGACGGAGTCACTTCTACACTTTCCATAATCAAAACCACCAACCACAAGCTTTATAAACCGATTGAAGAGATATTACACGTCAGGATCGAAGATTATCTTCCAGAAGCAAATAATTGGCACATCAAAGAAAAGAATGCAGCAGCTCTTCCTCCTCAGGCAACTGAATCATTTTTCGTAACGGTGAGAAAAGATGATGAAAAGGGAACTAGTCTTCTAAACGTATCTCTTCATCAGACTTGTAAATACTccgaagaaaaaaaatttaaaaggagGCGTCAAAGGAGCACAACAGGAACATCCTTTGATGCATATGGGTGTGGAACTAGGACTGGTGTTTTCGTAATTGAGGAAAAGAATAGAAGCAATGAAAATCTACCCTACATGGTAACCGTAAGGCATTATTACGTGAATAGTGGTAGTACTGGAAAATTTCGTGGGAGTGGTGTAGACATAGGTTTTTCAGTTGTGGTGAAGATTGGAGTGGTTAATGGGCAATTAGATTTTAGCGTAGAAGGCCCTGAGGAACACCCTACTTCGGCATTATTTTACATGATTGAAGAAGTGTGTCGAACAGGGACGTGGAAGCCTTCTGCATGCCCTCATTGCAACAATATCCAGTCGCAACAGCGTAGATTGCTGCTATCTGAGAGTGAAGACAGCGACACCAATCTTCCAACACCACCATCTCATGCAGGCCAACAAAATGCATCTAATAAGGGACGCTTCAAGGGCGATGGCATCGGTAGTATGATTCGAGcaaaaaatgttaactttaaTAAATGGTGGACATAA
- the LOC108345001 gene encoding uncharacterized protein LOC108345001 yields the protein MGNILRSGGLLSNGGTGYDPYCVQLGKYAAISLSEKQVIMQQNGGVLESWNITYEVGVSACALQLTREADNSKVVKGLRLQLRSETTKRSGDLAELDFFLDVQTINGDDFVVYPRWFAICGVHTTTSLNQNKRVNSRSGSVTDMDMYLYGEGHKGGLIVLERKKKSGHLLPYEVTLSHYHATGSGINDYRKIKPDFGLSMVAKIRLMGGSLTVMVDGPEQHPSSALLYMFDEVSRNTFWHRDMCPHCAKTPKKQNGELWQSESEDSDSTPKGVSQGGSGKNVRVISNGGKFGGDGNGNFYERNVFNVIYQHQWSENNSVSGRTYT from the coding sequence ATGGGTAACATTCTACGCAGCGGTGGTCTTCTCAGCAATGGTGGAACTGGGTATGACCCTTACTGTGTTCAGCTGGGAAAATATGCTGCCATTTCTTTATCAGAAAAGCAAGTTATCATGCAACAAAACGGTGGAGTCTTGGAGAGCTGGAATATAACATACGAAGTAGGTGTTTCAGCCTGTGCACTGCAGCTAACAAGAGAAGCTGACAATAGTAAAGTTGTGAAGGGTTTACGCTTACAACTCCGCAGCGAGACAACCAAACGCAGTGGAGATCTTGCAGAGTTGGATTTCTTTTTAGACGTGCAAACAATAAATGGAGACGATTTCGTGGTATATCCCCGCTGGTTCGCCATCTGTGGCGTTCATACAACAACATCACTCAATCAAAACAAGAGGGTTAACAGCAGATCGGGCAGTGTTACGGATATGGACATGTATTTGTATGGTGAGGGACACAAAGGGGGTCTTATTGTCCtcgaaaggaagaaaaagagtgGCCATCTACTTCCTTATGAAGTCACTCTATCGCATTATCATGCTACTGGTTCAGGCATTAATGATTACCGTAAGATTAAACCAGATTTTGGCCTTTCTATGGTCGCAAAGATTCGATTAATGGGTGGTAGTTTGACCGTAATGGTGGATGGCCCTGAACAACACCCTTCTTCTGCGTTATTGTACATGTTCGATGAAGTCAGTAGAAACACGTTTTGGCACCGTGACATGTGCCCTCACTGCGCTAAAACTCCGAAGAAGCAGAACGGAGAACTGTGGCAGTCTGAGAGTGAAGACTCTGATAGTACTCCCAAAGGAGTATCTCAGGGTGGAAGCGGGAAAAATGTAAGAGTGATTTCCAATGGTGGGAAGTTTGGAGGTGATGGTAATGGTAATTTCTATGAGAGAAATGTTTTTAATGTGATTTATCAGCATCAGTGGTCTGAAAACAACAGTGTTAGTGGAAGAACATATACGTAG
- the LOC108345171 gene encoding uncharacterized protein LOC108345171 — protein MGNSPSCPRLLGNGNYSSYDIKLGKAATISVTKDEGSFGPRWELVYDVDGMTSTLSISRTTNKKSGDDWLGIRVMDCSSVKTEKVRIRPHPWEDITVAVNKEKKTCLLYPRLYNSWPNEAEYGESLNGGVKTQSRVYAYGTRKGLLVMESKKKSNEKQPYMVTVAHYYVNRDSGGSGVDIGFSVVVKIGVVNGQLDFMVDGPVEHPTSALVYMIEEVVRTGKWKPSACPHCNNIQSQRRLLLSESEDSDSPLLPPRRYAGPQNTANMGRFDGDANGSIIQANKINFFKWWE, from the coding sequence ATGGGGAATAGTCCTAGCTGCCCTCGTCTACTGGGAAATGGAAACTATTCTTCTTACGATATTAAACTGGGCAAAGCGGCAACCATTAGCGTCACAAAAGACGAAGGTTCTTTCGGCCCACGTTGGGAACTCGTGTACGACGTGGACGGAATGACTTCTACACTTTCcatatcaagaaccaccaaCAAAAAATCAGGTGATGATTGGTTAGGGATCCGTGTCATGGATTGTAGTTCCGTAAAAACGGAGAAGGTTCGAATTCGTCCTCATCCATGGGAAGATATTACGGTAGcagtaaataaagaaaaaaaaacttgtctTCTTTACCCAAGATTGTATAACAGCTGGCCGAATGAAGCAGAATATGGTGAATCATTGAATGGCGGGGTAAAAACTCAGAGTAGGGTATATGCGTATGGAACCAGGAAAGGTCTTTTGGTTATGGAGAGCAAGAAGAAAAGCAACGAAAAACAACCCTACATGGTTACCGTAGCCCATTATTACGTGAATAGGGATAGTGGTGGAAGTGGTGTAGACATAGGTTTTTCAGTTGTGGTGAAGATTGGAGTGGTTAATGGGCAATTAGATTTTATGGTAGATGGCCCTGTGGAACACCCTACTTCCGCATTAGTTTACATGATTGAAGAAGTGGTTCGAACTGGGAAGTGGAAGCCTTCTGCATGCCCTCATTGCAACAATATCCAATCGCAGCGTAGACTGCTGCTATCTGAGAGTGAAGACAGCGACAGCCCTCTTCTACCACCACGACGCTATGCAGGCCCACAAAACACAGCAAATATGGGACGCTTCGATGGGGATGCTAACGGTAGTATAATTCAagcaaataaaattaacttcttTAAATGGTGGGAATGA
- the LOC108345216 gene encoding uncharacterized protein LOC108345216 isoform X1, whose translation MGNSPSGPRLLGNGKYSSYDIKLGKAATISVKNEEGLLKSRWKLVYDVDEMACTLSIAKLTNERSGDNDLIINVFYRPVEVKADDTGAFGFHTRRLISFMVQKDQITGLLSAETMVGTVMKSRSFSKFRESLRCEVETQSWTYTCATMEGLVVTQKKKKSNQEQPYMITVAHYYVNRDSGESGVDIGFSVVVKIGVANGKLDFSVEGPEEHPSLALLYMIEEVCRTGTWKPSACPHCNNIQSQQRRLVSESEDSDTNLPTPPSSHGSQQNASNKGRFKGDGIGNIIHAKEVKFIKQFHNNDHLRKYVSESL comes from the coding sequence ATGGGGAATAGTCCTAGCGGCCCTCGTCTACTGGGAAATGGAAAGTATTCTTCTTACGATATTAAACTGGGCAAAGCGGCTACCATTAGCGTCAAAAATGAGGAAGGTCTTTTGAAATCACGTTGGAAACTTGTGTACGACGTTGACGAAATGGCATGTACACTTTCCATAGCAAAATTGACCAACGAAAGATCAGGTGATAATGATTTAATCATCAATGTCTTTTATAGGCCCGTAGAAGTAAAGGCTGATGATACAGGAGCTTTTGGTTTTCATACACGTCGGCTTATTTCTTTTATGGTGCAAAAAGATCAAATAACTGGCCTTCTTTCCGCAGAAACTATGGTAGGAACTGTTATGAAGTCAAGGAGTTTTTCTAAATTTCGTGAATCATTGAGGTGCGAGGTAGAAACGCAGAGTTGGACATATACGTGTGCAACCATGGAAGGTCTTGTTGTTacgcagaagaagaagaaaagcaacCAAGAACAACCCTACATGATTACCGTAGCGCATTATTACGTGAATAGGGATAGTGGTGAAAGTGGTGTAGACATAGGTTTTTCAGTTGTGGTGAAGATTGGAGTGGCTAATGGGAAATTAGATTTTAGCGTAGAAGGCCCTGAGGAACACCCTTCTTTGGCATTACTTTACATGATTGAAGAAGTGTGTCGAACTGGGACGTGGAAGCCTTCTGCATGCCCTCATTGCAACAATATCCAATCGCAACAGCGTAGATTGGTTTCTGAGAGTGAAGACAGCGACACCAATCTTCCAACACCGCCATCATCTCATGGAAGCCAacaaaatgcatcaaataagGGACGCTTCAAAGGCGATGGCATCGGTAATATAATTCATGCAAAGgaagttaaatttattaaacagTTTCATAACAACGATCATTTGAGAAAATATGTGAGTGAAAGTCTTTAA
- the LOC108343974 gene encoding protein FAR1-RELATED SEQUENCE 5-like: protein MPCEEFGDVVSFDTTYLTNKYDMPFAPFVGVNHHGQSILLGCGLLSSEDTLSFVWLFKCWLRCMGNKAPSSIVTDQCKAMANAIQDVFPKTKHRWCLWHIMKKVPEKFQGYNNYVGIKCDIKSLVYDSGNATDFENGWNRLLITHTLQNNEWLCNLYEERQKWVPCYLKNHFWAGMSTTQRSEGMNAFFDGFINSSTTLQQFVVQYDNALKFKAQKEIEADFSSLNTNIACGSQSPIERQFQVQYTHAKFEEVQMEFRSRMNCFIKNTVKDCIFNKYTIKGLPGTTPNYHIPI from the coding sequence ATGCCATGTGAAGAATTTGGTGATGTCGTCTCTTTTGACACCACCTACTTGACAAACAAGTATGACATGCCATTTGCTCCATTTGTAGGAGTTAACCATCATGGACAATCCATTCTACTTGGTTGTGGATTGCTCTCATCTGAGGACACTTTGTCATTTGTATGGTTATTCAAATGTTGGCTAAGATGCATGGGAAACAAGGCGCCTTCCAGTATTGTAACCGATCAATGTAAGGCGATGGCTAATGCAATTCAAGATGTCTTCCCTAAAACAAAGCATAGGTGGTGTTTGTGGCACATCATGAAAAAGGTTCCTGAAAAATTTCAAGGGTATAACAATTATGTTGGGATCAAGTGTGATATAAAATCGCTTGTCTATGACTCTGGTAATGCAACAGACTTTGAAAATGGCTGGAATCGACTACTTATCACACATACCTTACAAAATAATGAATGGCTATGTAATCTGTATGAAGAGAGACAAAAATGGGTCCCTTGTTACTTGAAGAATCATTTTTGGGCTGGTATGTCCACAACTCAAAGAAGTGAGGGAATGAATGCTTTCTTTGATGGATTTATCAATTCCAGTACCACACTTCAACAGTTTGTAGTGCAGTACGATAATGCTCTtaaattcaaggcccaaaaagAAATTGAAGCTGACTTCTCCTCTCTTAATACCAATATTGCATGTGGGTCTCAATCACCAATTGAGAGACAATTTCAAGTTCAGTACACACATGCAAAATTTGAGGAAGTACAAATGGAGTTTCGCTCCAGGATGAATTGTTTCATCAAGAACACGGTCAAGGACTGTATTTTCAACAAGTACACAATAAAAGGGCTACCAGGGACAACGCCCAACTACCATATCCCCATCTAA
- the LOC108345216 gene encoding uncharacterized protein LOC108345216 isoform X2 encodes MGNSPSGPRLLGNGKYSSYDIKLGKAATISVKNEEGLLKSRWKLVYDVDEMACTLSIAKLTNERSETMVGTVMKSRSFSKFRESLRCEVETQSWTYTCATMEGLVVTQKKKKSNQEQPYMITVAHYYVNRDSGESGVDIGFSVVVKIGVANGKLDFSVEGPEEHPSLALLYMIEEVCRTGTWKPSACPHCNNIQSQQRRLVSESEDSDTNLPTPPSSHGSQQNASNKGRFKGDGIGNIIHAKEVKFIKQFHNNDHLRKYVSESL; translated from the exons ATGGGGAATAGTCCTAGCGGCCCTCGTCTACTGGGAAATGGAAAGTATTCTTCTTACGATATTAAACTGGGCAAAGCGGCTACCATTAGCGTCAAAAATGAGGAAGGTCTTTTGAAATCACGTTGGAAACTTGTGTACGACGTTGACGAAATGGCATGTACACTTTCCATAGCAAAATTGACCAACGAAAGATCAG AAACTATGGTAGGAACTGTTATGAAGTCAAGGAGTTTTTCTAAATTTCGTGAATCATTGAGGTGCGAGGTAGAAACGCAGAGTTGGACATATACGTGTGCAACCATGGAAGGTCTTGTTGTTacgcagaagaagaagaaaagcaacCAAGAACAACCCTACATGATTACCGTAGCGCATTATTACGTGAATAGGGATAGTGGTGAAAGTGGTGTAGACATAGGTTTTTCAGTTGTGGTGAAGATTGGAGTGGCTAATGGGAAATTAGATTTTAGCGTAGAAGGCCCTGAGGAACACCCTTCTTTGGCATTACTTTACATGATTGAAGAAGTGTGTCGAACTGGGACGTGGAAGCCTTCTGCATGCCCTCATTGCAACAATATCCAATCGCAACAGCGTAGATTGGTTTCTGAGAGTGAAGACAGCGACACCAATCTTCCAACACCGCCATCATCTCATGGAAGCCAacaaaatgcatcaaataagGGACGCTTCAAAGGCGATGGCATCGGTAATATAATTCATGCAAAGgaagttaaatttattaaacagTTTCATAACAACGATCATTTGAGAAAATATGTGAGTGAAAGTCTTTAA